In the genome of Schistocerca piceifrons isolate TAMUIC-IGC-003096 chromosome X, iqSchPice1.1, whole genome shotgun sequence, one region contains:
- the LOC124722613 gene encoding uncharacterized protein LOC124722613: protein MCVTKFFLLKIICIATKEIFMVCKEGGLFFKCTLCPFQSSSKQGWIDHLQTAHHIQLNSEDLQFSDEDEFLQWKEDTERTTHSKFIKTHGSTSSTHYYGCHRSGNFISKGKGTRHLKLTGSNKMNGKYPAEMKVTVHEGGTYQVHFVSTHIGHKQDLTHLPPSQKDRETIATDIAMGLPYDKVLDNVRTSLQDSDLQRIHLTTKQDLYNIAASYNLSSKSVRHKNDAISVEAWVKEMNESENPSVLFYKPQDSTSEHQELRSEDFVLVIMNRAQREMLSKYGEDCICIDGTHGLNGYDFEVTTLLVLDELRQGFPCAFLISNRKDAEF from the coding sequence ATGTGTGTGACAaaattttttctcttaaaaataatttgtatcgcCACCAAAGAAATATTCATGGTTTGCAAGGAAGGGGGGTTGTTCTTCAAGTgtacattgtgcccatttcaaagtAGTTCAAAACAGGGTTGGATAGATCATTTACAAACTGCTCATCACATTCAACTTAATTCCGAAGATCTGCAGTTCTCAGATGAAGACGAGTTTTTGCAGTGGAAAGAAGACACTGAACGCACGACACATTCAAAGTTTATTAAAACGCATGGGTCTACTAGTTCCACACATTATTATGGCTGCCATCGGTCAGGTAACTTTATCtcaaaaggtaaaggcacaagacatCTTAAATTGACAGGCagcaacaaaatgaatggaaagtaCCCTGCAGAGATGAAAGTAACTGTACACGAAGGTGGAACATACCAAGTACATTTTGTGTCGACCCACATTGGTCACAAACAAGATTTAACGCACCTGCCCCCGAGTCAAAAAGACCGGGAAACCATAGCAACAGATATTGCAATGGGACTTCCGTATGACAAAGTTCTAGATAACGTACGGACAAGTTTGCAGGATTCGGACTTGCAGAGAATCCATTTGACTACCAAGCAAGACTTATATAACATTGCAGCAAGCTATAACCTCTCCTCCAAGTCGGTCAGACATAAAAATGATGCAATCAGTGTCGAAGCTTGggtaaaagaaatgaacgaaagtgaGAATCCGTCTGTGTTATTCTATAAACCACAAGACTCGACTAGTGAACATCAAGAACTGAGGAGTGAGGATTTTGTATTAGTGATAATGAACAGAGCACAACGCGAAATGTTATCAAAGTATGGAGAAGACTGTATCTGTATTGATGGAACCCATGGGCTTAACGGGTATGATTTCGAAGTGACCACTCTCTTAGTACTGGATGAGCTCAGGCAAGGATTCCCATGTGCATTTCTAATTTCGAACAGGAAGGACGCCGAGTTTTAA
- the LOC124722614 gene encoding uncharacterized protein LOC124722614, giving the protein MCAPKMRLYCTWHVDRAWKTNIKRKISDLDKRNEVYRLIKSVSMLRNVSMFQESLQKALQKLSSDPDTSEFVSYFKTHYEGNVECWAYCHRMYARLNTNMHVESMHRTLKEIHGNARQIKRLDKGISTLMSLVTAKMFDWLIANVKGKVTSKVQDIRNKHKTSLLMDKDLITEVDGGWEVPSTSSSEVYIVKDNRVNCECKLKCSDCNVCIHRFYCTCMDYSIRFNMCKHIHTVCRDDSVGENPLQSPEVLGTDVDATSERAAILAEVSTKYVSKTPKSLLEGRQKLISEISNFVSGMTETELQLAKKTVLSLKANVGAVRARNSNFKQTDKGHKRKLIPQRRLFSTKKKTARNISLAVPNAEERCEVVKSLLNEVPVNFV; this is encoded by the exons ATGTGTGCTCCTAAGATGAGACTCTATTGTACCTGGCATGTGGACAGAGCATGGAAAACTAATATCAAGCGGAAAATTTCAGATCTGGATAAAAGAAATGAGGTGTATCGGCTCATTAAATCAGTGTCAATGCTGAGAAATGTAAGTATGTTTCAGGAATCACTGCAAAAAGCACTGCAGAAGCTCAGTAGTGACCCTGACACATCAGAATTTGTTTCATACTTCAAGACACACTATGAGGGAAATGTGGAGTGTTGGGCCTACTGTCACAGAATGTATGCCAGGCTCAATACCAACATGCATGTGGAGAGTATGCATAGGACGTTAAAGGAAATACATGGTAATGCAAGACAGATAAAACGACTGGACAAAGGCATATCTACACTAATGTCCCTAGTTACAGCCAAGATGTTTGACTGGCTTATAGCaaatgtaaaagggaaggttacaaGCAAAGTTCAAGACATTCGTAATAAACACAAAACTAGTTTGTTAATGGACAAGGACCTCATCACTGAGGTAGATGGTGGTTGGGAAGTGCCATCCACATCATCTTCAGAGGTCTACATTGTTAAAGATAACAGAGTCAACTgtgagtgcaaattaaaatgtagtgaTTGCAATGTGTGCATACATAGGTTTTACTGTACATGTATGGATTACAGTATTAGATTCAATATGTGTAAGCACATTCACACTGTTTGCCGAGATGACAGTGTCGGTGAAAATCCCCTGCAAAGTCCAGAGGTACTGGGTACTGATGTTGATGCCACCAGCGAGAGAGCAGCAATATTAGCTGAAGTAAgcacaaaatatgtttcaaaaaCACCAAAAtctttgttagaagggagacagaagCTTATTTCAGAGATTTCCAATTTTGTCAGTGGAATGACTGAGACTGAACTTCAGTTGGCCAAAAAAACTGTGTTATCCTTAAAGGCAAATGTAGGAGCTGTTCGAGCTCGAAACAGTAATTTCAAACAAACAGATAAGGGCCATAAAAGAAAGCTAATACCACAGAGGAGGCTGTTTTCTACCAAGAAGAAAACAGCACGTAATATTTCTCTGGCTGTTCCAAATGCTGAAGAAAGATGTGAAGTAGTAAAATCACTTCTGAATGAGG TACCTGTCAACTTTGTGTGA
- the LOC124722615 gene encoding uncharacterized protein LOC124722615: protein MNHDVPAEHSRAVPDVQHSKTGLDTKNHLHVVEQPHSMLWQSGIHHGASGLDMDQFVAVQHGYAIPIVQHSTTGLDTRNQVHVEQPHTMPWQPGVHHGASCACKVNPMEITLFDYNEILNLYMYNGTVVSQKNYVILKGKCRSCLTPKWLFQTNR, encoded by the exons ATGAATCATGATGTTCCTGCAGAGCATAGTCGTGCCGTGCCAGATGTACAGCACAGCAAAACAG ggcTTGACACCAAAAATCACTTGCATGTTGTAGAACAACCACACAGTATGTTATGGCAGTCAGGTATTCATCATGGTGCATCAG gGCTGGACATGGACCAGTTTGTTGCTGTGCAGCATGGTTATGCCATACCAATTGTGCAGCACAGCACAACAG GGCTTGACACCCGCAATCAGGTCCATGTTGAACAACCACACACTATGCCATGGCAGCCTGGTGTTCATCATGGTGCGTCATGTGCGTGTAAAGTAAATCCAATGGAGATAACATTATTTGATTATAATGAAATTCTGAATTTATATATGTATAATGGAACTGTAGTTAGCCAAAAAAACTACGTTATCCTTAAAGGCAAATGTAGAAGCTGTTTGACCCCAAAATGGTTATTTCAGACAAACAGATAA